In Pyrus communis chromosome 1, drPyrComm1.1, whole genome shotgun sequence, the following are encoded in one genomic region:
- the LOC137747364 gene encoding uncharacterized protein, with protein MSLQEKSSAVVMEEGYRGTNDTELRRSVSNDRTSRATSSLRRRSLSLSHVQPSQIDDDNESECVSEAGDIGDRALHSNRHSESGSVCLFPSEDVQLQSYGFWGRDPVASKGISPVTPLPEEIISPLSTDAIISEDPTLENTIRLPKFFEYGSCMTHLAVFGILGVLTRYLLQKLFGPGVVGVTGDETILYLDLPSNMVGSFLMGWFGVVFKGDISYVSDYLVIGLSTGYLGSLTTFSGWNQKMVELSVEGHWVFAVLGFLIGLFLVAYSIIFGVETAKGFRQILERNSVCGITSSRRRWRVDSYKRHLVALAVLLLMLSSLWSIGGIQFREEFNSSSSEAQLWLGCIVGPFGVWIRWFLARLNGRGLGKTGLLKWVPFGTLIANVSAACVMAALSTVKKAVNTRTCDIVVTGIQFGFLGCLSTVSTFIAEFNAMRESKYPWRAYAYAMATICSSFGLGILIYCVPVWTRGYK; from the exons ATG TCGCTCCAAGAGAAATCAAGTGCTGTGGTTATGGAGGAAGGGTACCGTGGGACTAATGACACTGAACTCAGACGAAGCGTATCCAATGATCGAACAAGCAGAGCCACTTCTTCATTAAGGAGGCGGTCCTTAAGTTTATCACATGTTCAGCCTTCTCAAATAGATGATGACAATGAAAGTGAATGTGTGTCAGAGGCAGGAGATATTGGCGATCGGGCTCTTCACAGCAACAGGCACAGTGAGAGTGGCAGCGTCTGCTTGTTTCCTTCAGAGGATGTTCAACTGCAATCCTATGGATTCTGGGGTCGTGACCCTGTTGCATCCAAAGGAATTTCCCCTGTCACTCCCTTGCCAGAGGAAATCATATCTCCTCTTTCCACTGATGCGATCATATCCGAGGACCCAACGCTA GAAAATACAATAAGGTTGCCAAAATTCTTCGAATATGGTTCATGCATGACTCATTTAGCAGTTTTTGGCATTCTTGGG GTCTTAACGAGATATCTTCTGCAAAAATTGTTTGGCCCTGGAGTTGTAGGTGTAACAGGCGACGAAACCATTCTCTACCTTGATCTTCCTTCTAAtatg GTTGGCTCTTTCTTGATGGGGTGGTTTGGTGTTGTTTTCAAAGGAGATATATCCTATGTGTCAGATTATTTGGTCATCGGATTATCAACTGGTTACTTGGGAAGCCTTACAACTTTCAGTGGTTGGAACCAGAAAATGGTTGAACTCAGTGTTGAAGGACATTGGGTTTTTGCTGTGCTCGGCTTTTTGATAG GTTTGTTTCTTGTGGCCTACTCCATCATTTTTGGGGTAGAGACAGCAAAGGGTTTTAGGCAGATTCTTGAGAGGAACTCAGTCTGTGGTATTACCAGCTCTAGAAGGAGGTGGAGGGTTGACAGCTACAAGCGTCACTTGGTAGCTTTAGCAGTGTTGTTGCTGATGCTAAGTTCTCTGTGGAGTATAGGTGGAATACAGTTCAGAGAGGAATTTAACAGTAGCAGCAGCGAGGCGCAACTATGGTTGGGTTGCATAGTTGGACCTTTTGGTGTGTGGATCCGGTGGTTCTTAGCCCGGCTTAATGGACGTGGATTAGGAAAGACGGGTTTGTTGAAATGGGTTCCATTTGGTACTTTAATTGCCAATGTTTCTGCTGCTTGTGTAATGGCAGCCCTGTCTACTGTGAAGAAAGCA GTGAATACTAGGACTTGCGACATTGTTGTAACAGGCATACAATTTGGATTTCTGGGTTGCCTGAGTACTGTTTCTACCTTCATTGCTGAGTTCAATGCGATGAGAGAAAGCAAATACCCTTGGAGAGCATACGCATATGCCATGGCTACGATATGCAGCTCGTTTGGTTTGGGAATCCTGATATATTGTGTACCCGTTTGGACAAGGGGATACAAGTAG